Proteins found in one Elephas maximus indicus isolate mEleMax1 chromosome 11, mEleMax1 primary haplotype, whole genome shotgun sequence genomic segment:
- the CCDC9 gene encoding coiled-coil domain-containing protein 9 isoform X1: MAATLDLKSKEEKDAELDKRIEALRRKNEALIRRYQEIEEDRKKAELEGVAVTAPRKGRLVEKENVAVEEKSLGPSRRSPGTPRPPGPSKGTRTPPQRGGRAGAGRAARSWEESPGEQPRGGAGRRGRRGRGRVSPHLSGAGDATTATADRKSKEWEERRRQNIEKMNEEMEKIAEYERNQREGVLEPNPVRNFLDDPRRRSGPLEEPERDRREGSRRHGRNWGGPDFERVRCGLEQERQGRRAGLGGAGDMTLSMTGRERSEYLRWKQEREKIDQERLQRHRKPTGQWRREWDAEKTDGMFKDGPAPALETSHRYDDQPWARPPKPPTFGEFLSQHKAEVNSRRRRKSSRPQAKAVPHAYSDHDDRWETKETASPAPEPPQPTPPEEPCTQPPEALAPAHRPPEDEGEEEEGEEDEEWEDISDDESEDMEEDEDGAEEDEDGAEEEKEPASDRPLQEADSAGHPASEPADPAPSRPEEPLPLAQAPATPTSPFSPPGGHEPVSDWGEEMELNSPRTAHPAGALSPGGDQRPPASPESGPSLPGSQKAEEKGSEAASEAGPEAQETAEITDFQRASPNS; the protein is encoded by the exons ATG GCGGCCACCCTGGATCTAAAATCGAAGGAGGAGAAGGATGCTGAGTTGGACAAGAGGATCGAGGCCCTTCGGCGGAAGAACGAGGCCCTTATCCGGCGCTACCAG GAGATCGAGGAAGACCGGAAGAAAGCGGAACTTGAGGGGGTAGCGGTGACAGCCCCCCGGAAGGGCCGCTTGGTGGAGAAGGAGAATGTGGCGGTTGAG GAGAAGAGCCTGGGTCCCTCCCGGAGGTCTCCTGGGACTCCTCGGCCCCCAGGGCCCAGCAAAGGGACCCGGACCCCTCCCCAGCGAGGAGGCCGGGCTGGCGCGGGCCGGGCAGCTCGTAGCTGGGAGGAGAGTCCTGGGGAGCAGCCTCGAGGAGGAGCTGGGCGTCGCGGCCGGAGGGGCCGGGGCAGGGTGTCCCCTCATCTCTCTGGGGCTGGAGATGCCACGACTGCCACTGCTGACCGAAAATCCAAG GAGTGGGAGGAGCGGCGCCGGCAGAACATTGAGAAGATGAACGAGGAGATGGAGAAGATTGCAGAGTATGAGCGGAACCAGAGG GAGGGGGTGCTGGAGCCGAACCCGGTGCGCAACTTCCTGGACGACCCCCGGCGGCGCAGCGGGCCCCTGGAGGAGCCTGAGCGGGACCGCCGGGAGGGCAGCCGCCGGCACGGACGCAACTGGGGGGGCCCTGACTTCGAGCGGGTGCGCTGTGGCCTTGAGCAGGAGCGGCAG GGCCGCCGGGCTGGCCTGGGAGGTGCTGGTGACATGACGCTGTCCATGACGGGCCGGGAACGGTCAGAGTACCTGCGCTGGAAGCAGGAGCGGGAGAAGATTGACCAGGAGCGGTTGCAGAGGCACCGGAAGCCCACCGGCCAGTGGCGGCGGGAGTGGGATGCTGAGAAGACCGACGGGAT gtTCAAGGATGGCCCGGCCCCTGCCCTTGAAACATCCCACCGCTATG ATGACCAGCCCTGGGCCCGGCCCCCTAAGCCCCCCACTTTTGGGGAGTTCCTGTCCCAGCACAAAGCTGAGGTCAACAGCCGCAGAAGGAGAAAGAGCAGCCGTCCTCAGGCCAAGGCGGTCCCCCATGCCTACAG CGACCATGATGACCGTTGGGAGACGAAGGAGACAGCATCCCCGGCCCCTGAGCCCCCCCAGCCCACTCCCCCAGAGGAGCCATGCACACAG CCACCGGAGGCTCTGGCCCCTGCCCACCGGCCTCCCGAAGATgagggggaagaggaagagggggaAGAGGATGAGGAGTGGGAGGACATAAGTGACGATGAGAGTGAGGACATGGAGGAGGATGAAGATGGTGCCGAGGAGGATGAAGATGGTGCCGAGGAGGAGAAAGAACCTGCCTCAGACCGCCCGCTGCAAGAGGCCGACTCTGCCGGGCACCCTGCCAGTGAGCCGGCCGACCCAGCGCCTTCCAGGCCGGAGGAGCCCCTGCCGCTTGCCCAGGCCCCTGCCACGCCGACCAGCCCCTTCTCGCCCCCTGGGGGCCACGAGCCCGTATCTGACTGGGGTGAAGAGATGGAGTTGAACTCCCCCCGGACTGCCCACCCGGCTGGCGCCCTCTCACCGG GAGGTGACCAGCGGCCTCCTGCCTCCCCGGAGAGTGGGCCCAGCCTCCCAGGAAGCCAGAAAGCTGAAGAGAAGGGGTCTGAGGCAGCTTCAG AGGCCGGCCCTGAGGCCCAGGAGACGGCGGAGATCACCGACTTCCAGAGG GCCTCCCCGAATTCCTGA
- the CCDC9 gene encoding coiled-coil domain-containing protein 9 isoform X2 → MAATLDLKSKEEKDAELDKRIEALRRKNEALIRRYQEIEEDRKKAELEGVAVTAPRKGRLVEKENVAVEEKSLGPSRRSPGTPRPPGPSKGTRTPPQRGGRAGAGRAARSWEESPGEQPRGGAGRRGRRGRGRVSPHLSGAGDATTATADRKSKEWEERRRQNIEKMNEEMEKIAEYERNQREGVLEPNPVRNFLDDPRRRSGPLEEPERDRREGSRRHGRNWGGPDFERVRCGLEQERQGRRAGLGGAGDMTLSMTGRERSEYLRWKQEREKIDQERLQRHRKPTGQWRREWDAEKTDGMFKDGPAPALETSHRYDDQPWARPPKPPTFGEFLSQHKAEVNSRRRRKSSRPQAKAVPHAYSDHDDRWETKETASPAPEPPQPTPPEEPCTQPPEALAPAHRPPEDEGEEEEGEEDEEWEDISDDESEDMEEDEDGAEEDEDGAEEEKEPASDRPLQEADSAGHPASEPADPAPSRPEEPLPLAQAPATPTSPFSPPGGHEPVSDWGEEMELNSPRTAHPAGALSPGEAWPFGNA, encoded by the exons ATG GCGGCCACCCTGGATCTAAAATCGAAGGAGGAGAAGGATGCTGAGTTGGACAAGAGGATCGAGGCCCTTCGGCGGAAGAACGAGGCCCTTATCCGGCGCTACCAG GAGATCGAGGAAGACCGGAAGAAAGCGGAACTTGAGGGGGTAGCGGTGACAGCCCCCCGGAAGGGCCGCTTGGTGGAGAAGGAGAATGTGGCGGTTGAG GAGAAGAGCCTGGGTCCCTCCCGGAGGTCTCCTGGGACTCCTCGGCCCCCAGGGCCCAGCAAAGGGACCCGGACCCCTCCCCAGCGAGGAGGCCGGGCTGGCGCGGGCCGGGCAGCTCGTAGCTGGGAGGAGAGTCCTGGGGAGCAGCCTCGAGGAGGAGCTGGGCGTCGCGGCCGGAGGGGCCGGGGCAGGGTGTCCCCTCATCTCTCTGGGGCTGGAGATGCCACGACTGCCACTGCTGACCGAAAATCCAAG GAGTGGGAGGAGCGGCGCCGGCAGAACATTGAGAAGATGAACGAGGAGATGGAGAAGATTGCAGAGTATGAGCGGAACCAGAGG GAGGGGGTGCTGGAGCCGAACCCGGTGCGCAACTTCCTGGACGACCCCCGGCGGCGCAGCGGGCCCCTGGAGGAGCCTGAGCGGGACCGCCGGGAGGGCAGCCGCCGGCACGGACGCAACTGGGGGGGCCCTGACTTCGAGCGGGTGCGCTGTGGCCTTGAGCAGGAGCGGCAG GGCCGCCGGGCTGGCCTGGGAGGTGCTGGTGACATGACGCTGTCCATGACGGGCCGGGAACGGTCAGAGTACCTGCGCTGGAAGCAGGAGCGGGAGAAGATTGACCAGGAGCGGTTGCAGAGGCACCGGAAGCCCACCGGCCAGTGGCGGCGGGAGTGGGATGCTGAGAAGACCGACGGGAT gtTCAAGGATGGCCCGGCCCCTGCCCTTGAAACATCCCACCGCTATG ATGACCAGCCCTGGGCCCGGCCCCCTAAGCCCCCCACTTTTGGGGAGTTCCTGTCCCAGCACAAAGCTGAGGTCAACAGCCGCAGAAGGAGAAAGAGCAGCCGTCCTCAGGCCAAGGCGGTCCCCCATGCCTACAG CGACCATGATGACCGTTGGGAGACGAAGGAGACAGCATCCCCGGCCCCTGAGCCCCCCCAGCCCACTCCCCCAGAGGAGCCATGCACACAG CCACCGGAGGCTCTGGCCCCTGCCCACCGGCCTCCCGAAGATgagggggaagaggaagagggggaAGAGGATGAGGAGTGGGAGGACATAAGTGACGATGAGAGTGAGGACATGGAGGAGGATGAAGATGGTGCCGAGGAGGATGAAGATGGTGCCGAGGAGGAGAAAGAACCTGCCTCAGACCGCCCGCTGCAAGAGGCCGACTCTGCCGGGCACCCTGCCAGTGAGCCGGCCGACCCAGCGCCTTCCAGGCCGGAGGAGCCCCTGCCGCTTGCCCAGGCCCCTGCCACGCCGACCAGCCCCTTCTCGCCCCCTGGGGGCCACGAGCCCGTATCTGACTGGGGTGAAGAGATGGAGTTGAACTCCCCCCGGACTGCCCACCCGGCTGGCGCCCTCTCACCGGGTGAGGCCTGGCCTTTCGGGAATGCATGA